From a single Clostridium isatidis genomic region:
- a CDS encoding GMC family oxidoreductase: MNNINDNPSNAFDYIVIGTGPAGAVLAKTLSDDKRNSVLLLEAGENNDKNIEIRDSTTNLGNYYPQFFWPGVTAPQKHLNGKIFEWTTGRLAGGGSSVNGEQYVRPTTFVLKKLEDYLGSIWGPQQAIRNFVELENYNGKTTNSAAHGYGGRLDIRQTPETVPAITKKLVLAIEAATGYKTILDYNDPNTPLGPFYRWQLSQKPNGERESSSTAFLSADVVCPKGYGQNGRKLRLLYKSTALRIIFNSNKVATGVDFLKEGKLQRAFANKGIILSAGINSTQLLLLSGIGPEEELKAANIPVIYNNPNVGRNLSNHTLNTAIFTLNENDLVEIDKDPNALYNGGAFLPIPLHDANQEERSIQLIGSVSNNSLILIILYLHPESRGSIKIQNNDPLKIVLADEGYLNNPKDLEVIKAVYRNYIKNIAIKLSKIDSAYKLISPTMDIIDDDEKLEEYIRNNFGHPHHQQSSLSMGPLNNGGVVDNSGRVYGVRNLIVADASIIPFSVDGNTAAASYLVGYTIAKELLANDTYGYRKNYPYYPIYPWYIW, encoded by the coding sequence ATGAATAATATAAATGACAATCCTTCTAATGCTTTTGATTATATTGTTATAGGAACTGGTCCTGCCGGCGCTGTATTAGCTAAAACTCTTAGTGATGACAAAAGAAATTCGGTTCTTTTGCTTGAAGCAGGGGAAAATAATGATAAAAACATAGAAATCAGAGATTCTACTACAAATCTTGGAAATTACTATCCTCAATTTTTCTGGCCGGGAGTTACAGCACCACAAAAGCATTTGAATGGAAAGATATTTGAATGGACAACTGGTAGACTTGCTGGTGGCGGTTCTTCTGTAAATGGAGAACAATATGTAAGGCCTACAACCTTTGTATTGAAAAAATTAGAAGATTACTTAGGTTCTATATGGGGACCACAACAGGCAATAAGAAATTTTGTTGAGCTTGAAAATTATAATGGTAAAACCACTAATTCCGCGGCTCATGGCTACGGTGGCAGATTGGATATTAGACAAACTCCAGAAACAGTTCCAGCTATTACAAAAAAACTTGTGTTAGCAATAGAAGCTGCTACAGGTTATAAAACAATCTTAGATTACAATGATCCTAATACTCCTCTCGGTCCATTTTATAGGTGGCAATTAAGCCAAAAACCAAATGGAGAACGTGAAAGTTCTTCTACCGCTTTTCTATCTGCTGATGTCGTATGCCCAAAAGGTTATGGGCAAAATGGTCGTAAACTTAGATTACTTTATAAATCAACTGCTCTTCGAATTATTTTTAATTCTAATAAAGTAGCTACTGGTGTAGATTTCCTTAAAGAAGGAAAACTTCAACGAGCTTTTGCAAATAAGGGAATTATTTTATCTGCTGGTATAAATAGTACTCAACTTTTACTACTTTCGGGTATAGGTCCTGAAGAGGAACTTAAAGCTGCAAATATCCCAGTAATTTATAACAATCCAAATGTAGGAAGAAACCTCTCTAATCATACTCTTAATACAGCAATATTTACATTAAATGAAAATGATCTTGTAGAAATTGACAAAGATCCAAATGCTCTTTATAATGGTGGGGCATTTTTACCAATTCCTCTTCATGATGCAAATCAAGAGGAACGAAGTATTCAACTAATAGGTTCTGTATCTAATAATTCATTAATACTGATAATTCTATACTTACATCCAGAAAGTCGTGGTTCTATCAAAATTCAAAACAATGATCCCTTAAAAATAGTTTTAGCTGATGAAGGCTATCTAAATAATCCAAAAGACTTAGAAGTTATTAAAGCAGTATATCGAAATTATATTAAAAATATTGCTATAAAACTCTCAAAAATTGATTCAGCTTATAAACTAATATCTCCAACAATGGATATAATAGATGATGATGAAAAACTTGAAGAATATATAAGAAATAACTTTGGACATCCTCATCATCAGCAATCTTCTCTTAGCATGGGACCATTAAATAATGGAGGTGTTGTTGACAATTCGGGTAGAGTTTATGGAGTAAGAAATCTAATTGTAGCAGATGCTTCTATTATTCCATTTAGTGTTGATGGAAATACTGCAGCTGCTTCATATTTAGTAGGTTATACAATTGCAAAGGAACTACTAGCTAACGATACTTATGGATATAGAAAAAATTATCCTTACTATCCTATCTATCCTTGGTATATTTGGTGA
- a CDS encoding homoserine O-succinyltransferase has product MPVIIPEGLPAAKILTNEKLPVIYKEKFNNDLKTIKIGILNLMPTKINTETQLLRLLANTDINVEVELIYIKEHKCKNTPKEHLLNFYRNFKEIKNEKFDGFIITGAPIEHLEFEEVDYWEELKEVMSYSVENVTSTFHICWGAQAGLYYHFGIPKYPLDKKLFGIFSHKVNDKSASLLRGFDDEFYVPHSRHTDILKEDIYKVPGLTILSESEEAGVYLAYANNGKQIFATGHSEYDSNTLKQEYERDKSKGINIDIPKNYFSKNDPNSEPIVRWRAHANLLFSNWLKYYVCKDS; this is encoded by the coding sequence ATGCCAGTAATTATTCCAGAAGGCTTACCAGCAGCTAAAATTCTTACAAATGAAAAGCTTCCTGTTATATATAAGGAGAAATTCAATAATGATTTAAAGACTATTAAGATAGGAATTTTAAATTTGATGCCTACAAAAATTAACACAGAAACTCAACTTTTAAGACTTCTTGCAAATACTGATATAAATGTAGAAGTTGAGCTTATTTATATTAAGGAGCATAAGTGTAAAAATACTCCTAAAGAACACCTCCTAAACTTTTATAGAAATTTCAAGGAAATAAAAAATGAAAAATTTGATGGATTTATAATAACAGGGGCACCAATTGAACATTTAGAATTTGAGGAGGTAGATTACTGGGAGGAACTAAAAGAGGTAATGAGTTATTCAGTAGAAAATGTTACTTCAACTTTTCATATATGTTGGGGAGCCCAAGCTGGCCTATATTATCATTTTGGTATTCCTAAATATCCTTTAGATAAGAAATTATTTGGTATTTTCTCGCATAAAGTAAATGATAAGAGTGCTAGTTTATTAAGGGGTTTTGATGATGAGTTTTATGTGCCTCATTCAAGACATACAGATATTTTAAAAGAAGATATTTATAAGGTTCCAGGACTTACTATTTTATCAGAATCAGAGGAGGCTGGAGTATATCTTGCTTATGCTAATAATGGAAAACAAATTTTTGCCACTGGCCATTCTGAATATGATTCTAATACTTTAAAGCAAGAATATGAAAGAGATAAATCAAAAGGTATTAATATAGATATACCAAAGAATTATTTTTCTAAGAATGATCCTAATAGTGAACCTATTGTAAGATGGAGAGCACATGCCAATTTATTATTTTCAAATTGGTTAAAATATTATGTTTGTAAGGATAGTTAA
- the helD gene encoding RNA polymerase recycling motor HelD: MNNNSEWFAEKEWLQKVLTEVRKQLNEKRNYKERFKKEYIETHKEMWDNIGSVAINNGLDQVVDFMQFINSTKMQKRNHEFTRQMEEKYEQMLLSPYFGRMDFIEHDNDKAEKFYIGISNLINEEFDFLVYDWRAPVSSMFYEYEIGEGKYKSPEGIINGKIILKRQYKINNGKIEYMFDSDINIEDDVLQEILAKSTDNKMKSIVTSIQREQNQVIRNEEYKNLIVQGPAGSGKTSVALHRIAYLLYKYREKINSRNIVIFSPNDIFNEYISNVLPQLGEENMYQTTFKEFMNKALGDEFKKEDYCNMMEYIFSYKDLNIYETRIINIRFKSSLEFINILKEYVSYLEKKNRDFKDIIVNDKMIISSKEIEELFNKDYNNMPIKRRLDKIKNRIIFLLEAYEKELIEEAANVLETSDYYTSEKEIKKQSRAIAKDQMLEAYNEIDRITKFDLLDIYKELFEKFKNFYKGPNIEEIKFYTLNKLKNKELNYEDQIALLYLKVAMGDVSGTSEIKYIIIDEAQDYTPLQYEILTNIFKSANMTILGDLQQSINPYMNLGCYNNIDHIFQKDKTCLINLTKSYRSTMEITKFARKILNKEINDEYVERSGEKPFIINLSREEDIKEKLIEDIKVFKEKGFKSIGIITKNIKEAKKVFDYLKDKIQVKAIMKDDDEYISGTLIIPAYLAKGLEFDVALIYNAGETVYSCEEERLLLYTACTRALHVLGIYYSGEISPLLKEAIKI; encoded by the coding sequence TTGAATAATAATTCTGAATGGTTTGCTGAAAAGGAGTGGCTTCAAAAAGTCCTTACTGAAGTTAGAAAACAGCTAAATGAAAAGCGCAATTATAAAGAGCGTTTTAAAAAGGAATATATAGAAACTCATAAAGAAATGTGGGATAATATCGGTTCAGTTGCCATAAATAATGGATTAGATCAAGTTGTAGATTTTATGCAATTTATCAATTCAACTAAAATGCAAAAAAGAAATCATGAATTTACAAGACAAATGGAAGAAAAATATGAACAAATGCTATTATCACCTTATTTTGGGAGAATGGATTTTATTGAGCATGACAATGATAAAGCTGAAAAGTTTTATATAGGAATTTCTAATCTTATTAATGAGGAATTTGATTTTTTAGTATATGATTGGAGAGCACCGGTTTCAAGCATGTTTTATGAATATGAAATTGGAGAAGGAAAATATAAATCCCCTGAAGGAATAATTAATGGAAAGATAATCTTAAAGAGGCAATATAAAATTAATAATGGGAAAATTGAATACATGTTTGATAGTGATATTAATATAGAAGATGATGTGTTACAAGAGATTTTAGCTAAGAGCACAGATAATAAAATGAAATCAATAGTAACATCTATTCAAAGAGAGCAAAATCAAGTAATTCGTAATGAAGAATACAAGAATCTTATTGTTCAAGGTCCTGCTGGAAGTGGGAAAACATCTGTAGCTTTACATAGAATAGCTTATCTCTTATATAAATATAGAGAAAAAATAAATTCACGAAATATAGTAATATTTTCTCCTAATGATATTTTTAATGAATATATTTCTAATGTATTGCCACAGCTTGGGGAAGAAAATATGTATCAAACTACTTTTAAGGAGTTTATGAATAAAGCTTTAGGAGATGAATTTAAAAAAGAAGATTACTGTAATATGATGGAGTATATTTTTAGTTATAAAGATTTAAATATTTATGAGACAAGAATTATAAATATTAGATTTAAATCTTCTTTGGAATTTATTAATATATTAAAAGAATATGTTTCTTATCTAGAAAAAAAGAATAGAGATTTTAAGGATATAATTGTAAATGATAAGATGATAATATCTTCCAAAGAAATAGAAGAATTGTTTAATAAGGACTATAATAATATGCCTATAAAGAGAAGGCTGGATAAAATAAAGAATAGGATAATATTTCTTTTGGAGGCTTATGAAAAAGAACTAATAGAAGAAGCGGCTAATGTACTTGAAACTTCTGATTATTATACAAGTGAAAAAGAAATTAAGAAACAAAGTAGAGCTATTGCTAAAGATCAAATGTTAGAGGCATATAATGAGATAGATAGAATAACAAAATTCGATTTATTAGATATTTATAAAGAGCTTTTTGAAAAATTTAAGAATTTTTATAAGGGACCAAATATTGAAGAAATTAAATTCTATACACTTAATAAATTAAAAAATAAAGAATTGAATTATGAGGATCAAATTGCTTTACTTTATTTAAAGGTTGCAATGGGAGATGTTTCTGGAACTTCTGAAATAAAATATATAATTATTGATGAAGCTCAGGATTATACACCTTTACAATATGAAATATTAACCAATATTTTTAAATCTGCCAATATGACTATTCTTGGAGATTTACAACAATCAATAAATCCTTATATGAATTTAGGTTGTTATAATAATATTGACCATATTTTTCAAAAGGATAAAACTTGCTTGATAAATTTAACTAAAAGTTATAGGTCTACAATGGAAATTACAAAGTTTGCAAGAAAAATTTTAAATAAAGAAATTAATGATGAATATGTAGAAAGAAGTGGGGAAAAACCTTTTATTATAAATCTCTCAAGAGAAGAAGATATAAAAGAAAAATTAATTGAGGATATAAAGGTGTTTAAAGAAAAGGGATTTAAATCAATAGGTATTATAACAAAAAACATTAAAGAAGCAAAGAAAGTTTTTGATTATCTAAAAGATAAAATTCAGGTAAAAGCTATAATGAAGGATGATGATGAATATATTAGTGGTACCTTAATAATCCCTGCCTATCTAGCAAAGGGATTAGAATTTGATGTAGCACTTATATATAATGCAGGAGAAACAGTTTATAGCTGCGAAGAAGAAAGGCTTCTTCTTTATACAGCTTGCACAAGAGCACTCCATGTTTTAGGAATATATTATTCAGGTGAAATTTCACCATTATTAAAGGAAGCTATTAAAATATGA